Proteins from a single region of Bacteroidota bacterium:
- a CDS encoding HlyC/CorC family transporter — translation MISELLLILLLIVFNGVLAMSEIAMVSVRKARLDGAAKKGDLRAKRALELANEPAKFLSTVQIGITLISILTGIFSGATIKTTVESWLLQIGVIANYSDTLALVLVVICITAVSLIVGELVPKRIGMRFPEPIAKAMAGPMIVLSMITKPFVWFLTKASDLLIKVLGIKASSDDQVTEEEIKAIIQEGTQTGAIDEIEQDIVERVFHLGDRKIGSLMTHRNEIIWLDANEPLEKILADIESEVHSIYPVCDGEFDKMLGIVYIKELFIAGAGKSLHNLRDLIKPVLFLPENNSAYAVLAKFKESKIHYAMVVDEYGSTQGLVTINDILEALVGEFDELNMPDYSIIERQDGSYLVDAGLPFYDFLKYFEMEEEFERLDEVEFNTLAGFILHQLERIPAEGDRLDWKQYEFEIIDMDSSRIDKVLFMKK, via the coding sequence ATGATAAGTGAATTACTGTTGATTTTACTCCTGATTGTGTTTAACGGGGTGCTGGCGATGAGTGAAATTGCGATGGTGAGCGTACGTAAAGCCAGATTAGACGGGGCTGCAAAAAAAGGTGATTTAAGAGCAAAACGCGCACTCGAATTAGCCAACGAACCCGCGAAATTTTTAAGCACAGTTCAAATAGGTATAACCCTCATCAGTATTTTAACGGGTATTTTTTCAGGCGCAACCATAAAAACTACGGTAGAATCCTGGTTACTGCAAATTGGCGTTATTGCAAATTATTCTGATACACTCGCTTTGGTTTTGGTTGTAATTTGCATTACCGCCGTTTCCCTTATTGTTGGTGAACTGGTTCCGAAACGAATTGGAATGCGTTTCCCGGAACCGATAGCCAAAGCAATGGCAGGCCCAATGATTGTGCTTTCAATGATTACAAAACCTTTTGTCTGGTTTCTCACTAAAGCAAGCGATTTATTAATAAAGGTTTTAGGCATCAAAGCCTCTTCCGACGATCAGGTTACCGAAGAAGAAATTAAAGCGATAATTCAGGAAGGAACACAAACCGGTGCAATTGATGAAATTGAACAGGATATTGTTGAACGTGTTTTTCATTTAGGTGATAGAAAAATTGGCTCCTTAATGACACATCGCAACGAAATTATTTGGCTCGATGCGAATGAACCACTGGAAAAAATTCTTGCAGATATTGAAAGTGAAGTGCATAGTATTTATCCGGTTTGTGATGGTGAATTTGATAAAATGTTGGGTATCGTTTATATCAAAGAATTATTTATCGCCGGAGCAGGAAAAAGTTTACACAATTTACGTGATCTGATTAAACCGGTTTTGTTTCTGCCGGAAAACAATTCAGCATATGCTGTGCTCGCGAAATTCAAAGAATCAAAAATTCATTATGCCATGGTGGTTGATGAATACGGCAGCACACAGGGATTGGTTACCATTAATGATATTTTGGAAGCATTGGTAGGAGAGTTCGATGAATTAAATATGCCTGATTATTCCATTATTGAACGTCAGGACGGTTCTTATCTTGTAGATGCAGGATTACCATTTTACGATTTTCTCAAATATTTTGAAATGGAAGAAGAGTTTGAGCGTTTAGATGAAGTTGAATTTAATACTTTGGCAGGATTTATTTTACATCAGCTTGAACGTATACCAGCCGAAGGTGACAGACTCGATTGGAAACAATATGAATTCGAAATTATTGATATGGATTCTTCCAGAATTGATAAGGTGTTATTTATGAAGAAATAA
- the pgi gene encoding glucose-6-phosphate isomerase: MTTNHSFYNTSAYQQLKTAFEKIQNIHMRDMFADNGKRFEEMHIQLDSMLFDYSKNRIDKNVMDHLIALANEMQLKEWIENMFTGVPINATENRPVLHTALRNFSDEPVFVNGKNVMPGIQAVLTKMKTFSDAIIDGSKKGYTGKYFTDVVNIGIGGSDLGPVMVCEALKHYKIPHLNVHFVSNVDGTHITETLNRLNPETTLFLIASKTFTTQETMANAHTAREWFLSGNADESDIALHFVALSTAEKEVLKFGIAKENMFEFWDWVGGRYSLWSAIGLSICLAVGYDNFEQLLQGAHKMDKHFRTTAFENNIPVIMALIGFWYVEFFKFNTHAIIPYDQYLHRFAAYLQQADMESNGKYIDRNGNKVNYQTGPIIWGEPGTNGQHAFFQLMHQGTSIIPADFIAPATSLNKTGNHHQLLLSNFFAQTEAFMKGKSAAEVEAELKQRGFTAEEIEFHTAFRVFEGNRPTNSIMFDAITPSNLGMLIAAYEHKIFTQGILWNIFSFDQWGVELGKKLATVILPELTQNSTVNTHDSSTNGLINWVKTRNN; this comes from the coding sequence ATGACAACTAATCATTCATTTTATAATACTTCGGCTTATCAGCAACTAAAAACTGCTTTTGAAAAAATTCAAAACATCCATATGCGTGATATGTTTGCAGATAATGGTAAACGTTTTGAGGAGATGCATATTCAGTTAGATTCGATGTTGTTCGATTATTCTAAAAACAGAATTGATAAAAATGTAATGGACCACTTAATTGCATTAGCTAACGAAATGCAATTAAAGGAGTGGATAGAAAATATGTTTACCGGTGTGCCAATTAATGCTACCGAAAATCGCCCTGTATTACACACAGCACTCCGCAATTTTTCCGATGAACCGGTATTTGTTAATGGAAAAAACGTAATGCCGGGTATTCAAGCAGTTTTAACTAAAATGAAAACCTTTTCTGATGCAATCATTGATGGTAGCAAAAAAGGTTATACCGGCAAATATTTTACCGATGTAGTAAATATTGGTATTGGTGGTTCCGATTTAGGTCCGGTGATGGTGTGTGAGGCATTAAAACATTATAAAATTCCACATTTAAATGTGCATTTTGTATCGAATGTGGATGGTACTCATATCACTGAAACACTCAATCGTTTAAATCCTGAAACAACTCTATTTTTAATTGCCTCAAAAACGTTCACAACCCAGGAAACCATGGCAAATGCACATACTGCACGTGAATGGTTTTTATCAGGAAATGCAGATGAATCAGATATTGCATTACATTTTGTTGCATTGTCTACCGCTGAAAAAGAAGTATTAAAATTTGGCATCGCGAAAGAGAATATGTTCGAATTCTGGGACTGGGTGGGTGGTCGTTATTCGCTTTGGAGCGCAATCGGTTTATCCATTTGTCTTGCTGTTGGTTATGATAATTTCGAACAATTATTACAAGGTGCACATAAAATGGATAAACATTTTAGAACAACCGCATTCGAAAATAATATTCCGGTTATAATGGCTTTAATTGGATTTTGGTATGTAGAGTTTTTTAAATTTAATACTCACGCCATCATACCTTACGATCAATATTTACATCGTTTTGCAGCGTATTTGCAACAGGCCGATATGGAGAGTAACGGAAAATACATCGACCGCAATGGTAATAAAGTAAATTATCAAACCGGACCAATTATTTGGGGCGAACCCGGCACAAACGGGCAACATGCATTTTTTCAACTCATGCATCAGGGCACTTCAATTATTCCTGCTGATTTTATTGCACCTGCAACATCGTTAAATAAAACCGGTAATCATCATCAGCTTTTACTCAGCAACTTCTTCGCACAAACTGAAGCATTTATGAAAGGTAAATCGGCAGCAGAAGTAGAAGCAGAATTAAAACAGCGTGGATTTACTGCTGAAGAAATTGAATTCCATACTGCTTTCCGTGTATTTGAAGGAAACCGGCCAACAAATTCCATAATGTTTGATGCCATTACACCTTCCAATCTAGGTATGCTGATTGCTGCATATGAGCACAAAATTTTCACCCAAGGCATATTATGGAATATTTTCAGCTTTGATCAATGGGGTGTAGAACTGGGTAAAAAATTAGCAACTGTTATTTTACCTGAATTAACGCAAAACAGTACTGTTAATACACACGATTCCAGCACAAATGGATTGATAAACTGGGTGAAAACACGCAACAATTAA
- a CDS encoding acyl transferase: MQNIAGFIQDLFDVDEQTFTSKTLAIFQYQAENNPVYRNFLHYLDKSVSSIKTIEEIPFLPISLFKQQQILNVGCKNDFYFESSGTGNMERSKHYVPDLTLYEKSFLTAFSQFYGQVENVCIAALLPSYLERKNASLVYMCNALIKQSKHVDSGFFLHDLDQLKSLIIKNEAAEIKTLLIGVSFALLDLAEQFNFPLKHTIIMETGGMKGKREEITRAELHTILKQAFQIKSIHSEYGMTELLSQAYSKGDGIFKTPAWMKIFIRDTEDPLTLLPTGKTGCINVIDLANIYTCSFIATQDLGKIHQDGTFEVLGRFDNSDIRGCNLLVD, from the coding sequence ATGCAAAATATTGCCGGGTTCATACAAGACTTGTTTGATGTGGATGAACAAACGTTTACATCCAAAACCCTCGCCATATTTCAGTATCAGGCAGAAAACAATCCCGTTTACCGCAATTTTTTACATTATTTAGACAAAAGTGTATCCTCAATAAAAACCATTGAAGAAATTCCCTTTTTGCCGATATCGTTATTCAAACAACAACAAATTTTAAATGTTGGTTGCAAAAACGACTTCTATTTTGAAAGCAGCGGAACCGGAAATATGGAGCGCAGTAAACACTATGTTCCTGATTTAACTTTGTATGAAAAGAGCTTTTTGACCGCATTCAGTCAATTTTACGGGCAGGTTGAAAACGTTTGTATTGCCGCCCTCCTACCCTCCTATCTCGAACGAAAAAATGCGTCGCTGGTATACATGTGTAATGCACTTATCAAACAAAGTAAACATGTAGACAGCGGATTTTTTTTACATGATCTCGATCAATTAAAATCGTTAATTATAAAAAATGAAGCAGCAGAAATAAAAACATTATTAATTGGTGTTTCTTTTGCTTTATTAGATTTAGCTGAACAATTTAATTTTCCTTTAAAACATACCATCATCATGGAAACCGGTGGTATGAAAGGCAAACGGGAAGAAATCACAAGAGCTGAATTGCATACAATTTTAAAACAGGCATTTCAAATTAAATCGATTCATTCTGAATATGGAATGACGGAATTATTATCACAAGCATACTCCAAAGGTGATGGTATTTTTAAAACACCTGCATGGATGAAAATATTTATTCGTGATACTGAAGATCCTTTAACCTTATTACCAACAGGAAAAACAGGATGTATCAATGTAATTGATCTTGCTAATATTTATACCTGCAGTTTTATTGCTACGCAAGATTTAGGTAAAATACATCAGGATGGCACTTTTGAAGTGTTAGGCCGTTTCGACAACAGTGATATTCGCGGCTGTAATTTATTGGTGGATTAA
- the hemF gene encoding oxygen-dependent coproporphyrinogen oxidase translates to MKELDRFTITEWFKHLQDRICTSLEKTDGKGVFEEELWQRPGGGGGRTRIMQNANIIEKGGVNFSQVHGILPEKILQALQVKGHDFFATGVSIVLHPFSPMVPIIHMNVRYFEVSSGEKWFGGGIDLTPIYVNPVQAQYFHQQLKHICDLHQPEYYNKFKQWADDYFFIKHRDETRGVGGIFFDKLAGTEQMSLAQQFEFVKDIGNTFAPVYTKFMDENKAIYYGKNEKQFQLMRRGRYVEFNLVYDKGTKFGLDTDGRTESILMSMPPEANWIYNYTAPENSPEAYTLSMLKKGINWIEMETT, encoded by the coding sequence ATGAAAGAATTGGACCGATTTACGATTACCGAATGGTTTAAACATTTGCAGGATCGCATTTGCACTTCGCTTGAAAAAACAGACGGGAAGGGTGTTTTTGAAGAAGAACTTTGGCAAAGACCCGGCGGTGGCGGTGGCAGAACCCGAATAATGCAAAATGCCAATATTATTGAGAAAGGTGGTGTTAATTTTTCGCAGGTGCATGGTATTTTGCCTGAGAAAATACTCCAAGCTTTGCAGGTAAAGGGACATGATTTTTTCGCGACCGGTGTATCTATCGTATTACACCCTTTTAGTCCGATGGTGCCCATTATTCATATGAATGTGCGCTATTTTGAAGTGAGCTCAGGCGAAAAATGGTTTGGTGGCGGAATCGATTTAACACCAATATATGTAAATCCGGTTCAGGCACAATATTTCCATCAGCAATTAAAACATATTTGTGATTTGCACCAGCCTGAATATTACAACAAGTTTAAACAATGGGCAGATGATTACTTTTTTATAAAACACCGGGATGAAACCAGAGGTGTTGGCGGTATTTTTTTCGATAAATTAGCCGGAACTGAGCAAATGAGTTTAGCACAGCAATTTGAATTTGTGAAAGATATAGGCAATACCTTCGCTCCTGTTTACACTAAGTTTATGGACGAAAACAAAGCCATTTATTACGGTAAAAATGAAAAACAATTTCAGTTAATGCGCAGAGGCCGGTATGTAGAATTTAACCTGGTTTACGACAAAGGAACCAAATTCGGGTTAGATACAGATGGCCGAACAGAGTCAATATTAATGAGTATGCCGCCTGAAGCCAACTGGATTTACAATTATACAGCTCCTGAAAACAGTCCGGAAGCTTATACACTTAGCATGCTGAAAAAAGGAATCAACTGGATTGAAATGGAAACAACCTAG
- a CDS encoding DUF2490 domain-containing protein — MEYRYSIRDGRNTNRFGWGLGYKEGLNDFELSLRTKFQYSPVPDGKEGTAWRNKAALSYEINKDFSPFVSGELFYSMSNEIDQLDNYRLEAGLNYGPNKHNDFSLSWLFDHEFNVNNPETMHVLTLGYKYSF, encoded by the coding sequence ATCGAATACCGTTATTCTATACGAGACGGCCGCAATACCAATCGTTTTGGCTGGGGTTTGGGATATAAAGAAGGATTAAATGATTTTGAATTAAGTTTGAGAACTAAATTTCAATATAGTCCTGTTCCTGATGGTAAAGAAGGCACTGCATGGAGAAATAAAGCCGCTCTTTCTTATGAAATAAACAAGGATTTTTCACCGTTTGTTTCAGGTGAATTATTTTACAGTATGTCAAATGAAATTGATCAATTGGATAACTACCGTTTAGAAGCCGGCTTAAACTACGGACCAAATAAACACAATGATTTTTCTTTGTCGTGGTTGTTTGATCATGAATTTAATGTGAACAATCCTGAAACAATGCATGTTTTAACATTAGGATATAAATATTCCTTTTAA
- a CDS encoding DUF4956 domain-containing protein, producing the protein MLNFLLQDAEESVRFLDLKLFDTEDFTDLVIRSLFNFIIVFILIKFIYRSDKKNKNYAFSFYLFSMIIFFLCYLLSGIKLEMGFAFGLFAIFSILRYRTISIPMKEMTYLFMVIAIAVINALTTKKVSFVELLFTNVSLMAASFFLERLWYKEGLSEQTIEYEKIENIKPERRAILIADLKERTGLDIRSAEILTTDFLRDMARVRVYYKAAAQTSSEDTTAFDDDDD; encoded by the coding sequence ATGCTTAATTTTTTACTCCAGGATGCAGAAGAATCTGTTAGATTTCTCGACTTAAAATTATTTGATACAGAAGATTTTACCGATTTGGTAATTCGTTCTCTGTTTAATTTTATTATAGTATTTATTCTTATCAAATTTATTTACAGGAGTGACAAAAAGAATAAAAATTATGCATTTAGCTTTTATTTATTCAGTATGATCATTTTCTTTTTATGTTACTTATTATCGGGCATTAAACTGGAGATGGGATTTGCATTTGGTTTGTTTGCCATATTTTCCATCTTACGTTACAGGACCATTAGTATACCGATGAAGGAGATGACGTATTTATTTATGGTGATAGCAATTGCAGTAATTAATGCATTAACAACCAAAAAAGTAAGTTTTGTTGAATTATTATTTACGAATGTATCTTTAATGGCCGCTTCCTTCTTCCTTGAACGTTTGTGGTATAAAGAAGGTCTTAGTGAACAAACCATTGAATACGAAAAAATTGAAAATATCAAACCTGAACGTCGCGCCATTTTAATAGCGGATTTGAAAGAAAGAACCGGTTTGGATATACGTTCTGCCGAAATACTCACAACAGATTTTTTACGCGACATGGCACGTGTAAGAGTTTATTATAAAGCTGCCGCTCAAACTTCTTCAGAAGATACTACTGCTTTCGACGATGATGATGATTAA
- a CDS encoding polyphosphate polymerase domain-containing protein: protein MQNLPEILTHFAPITLGEMEKVELMNRKDMKYFFDRAKLPEILAQMAEDYKVLDINGTRLFSYRNIYFDTKDFFFYTQHHNKRVNRYKIRIRQYVESNLNFLEIKFKTNTKRTIKSRIKIPEFTEVFDEKSKEFITLHTPFNPDDLIPTLRNDFKRFTLVSKSLNERATIDTDLELEVPGNKRQFSSLCIAELKIDGSSSGSKFKVVMRDNLCPEVRISKYSVGAAFMYEELKQNNFKFKKLQINRIENA, encoded by the coding sequence GTGCAAAATCTTCCCGAAATACTAACACACTTTGCTCCTATTACTTTAGGTGAGATGGAAAAGGTGGAATTGATGAATCGAAAAGACATGAAGTATTTTTTCGACAGGGCAAAACTACCTGAAATTCTTGCTCAGATGGCGGAAGATTATAAAGTGTTGGATATTAATGGAACAAGATTATTTTCATACCGCAACATTTATTTTGATACCAAAGATTTTTTCTTTTACACTCAACACCATAACAAACGCGTAAACCGGTATAAAATACGAATCAGACAATACGTAGAAAGCAACTTAAATTTTTTAGAGATAAAATTCAAAACGAATACAAAACGCACCATCAAATCGCGCATTAAGATTCCTGAGTTTACAGAAGTATTTGATGAAAAATCCAAAGAATTTATCACTTTACATACACCATTTAATCCGGACGACTTAATTCCAACTTTACGCAACGATTTTAAAAGATTTACGCTTGTTAGTAAATCTTTAAATGAAAGAGCAACCATTGATACCGATTTAGAATTAGAAGTTCCGGGTAATAAAAGACAATTCAGTAGCTTATGTATTGCAGAGCTTAAAATTGACGGTTCATCATCAGGTTCAAAATTCAAAGTGGTAATGCGCGACAATTTATGTCCGGAAGTGCGTATCAGCAAATACAGTGTAGGTGCGGCATTCATGTATGAAGAACTTAAACAGAACAATTTCAAATTTAAAAAACTACAAATAAACCGAATCGAAAATGCTTAA
- a CDS encoding M1 family metallopeptidase: MNKNHLITLLITLILTQVSSAQLFDKTEVFTKKDSLRGTLLPERTCFDVTYYNLTVDLDITGKTLIGSNDIYFTAVTDFDKLQIDLFDNLKIDGIIWKGKKLDFTREFNAVFVKFPQKIKKGDKQMFTVNYSGAPQIAKNAPWDGGFSFATDKNGNPWVGVSCEGLGASVWWPNKDHLSDEPDSMMINAIVPADLMCVANGNLIEKKEMPKSRTKYSWKVSYPINNYNVTLNIGKYAHFGDTYTNADGSVLALDYYVLDYNLETAKKQFEQVKPMMACYEKYLGKYPFIKDGYAMVETPYLGMEHQSAVAYGNQYKTGYLGYDFSGINLDFDYIIIHETGHEWWGNNVSAKDIADLWIHEGFCTYTESIYVECLFGYDVAMKYIEAMKNNVVNGGPIIGKYDVNNEGSADMYNKSAIFLNTLRSQVDNDALWWSIISGIQKDFGKQTVTTAQIENYISRKAGKDFSKLFDQYLRNAALPVLEYKIVPKAEGIELTYRWVANVAGFNMPIKYINQLGKALWLNPTTEWQTITLNGTDEKSFKLDTTHFYFTEKQVKS; the protein is encoded by the coding sequence ATGAATAAAAATCACTTAATTACTTTACTTATTACCCTGATACTTACGCAGGTATCATCTGCCCAATTATTTGATAAAACAGAAGTTTTTACAAAAAAAGACTCCCTCCGCGGAACACTTTTACCTGAACGGACCTGTTTTGACGTTACCTATTATAACCTAACTGTTGATTTAGATATTACCGGAAAAACGTTAATTGGTTCAAACGATATTTATTTTACGGCAGTCACCGATTTCGATAAATTACAAATCGATTTGTTCGACAATCTGAAAATTGATGGTATCATATGGAAAGGCAAAAAACTTGATTTCACACGCGAATTCAACGCTGTATTTGTGAAATTCCCACAAAAAATTAAAAAAGGTGATAAACAAATGTTTACCGTTAACTATTCAGGTGCGCCTCAAATTGCTAAAAATGCGCCCTGGGATGGCGGATTTTCGTTTGCTACCGATAAAAATGGTAACCCATGGGTTGGTGTTTCGTGCGAAGGACTAGGGGCCAGCGTTTGGTGGCCAAATAAAGATCACCTCAGCGATGAGCCGGATAGTATGATGATTAATGCAATTGTGCCGGCAGATTTAATGTGTGTTGCCAATGGAAACCTTATAGAAAAAAAGGAAATGCCGAAAAGTCGCACCAAATATTCATGGAAAGTGAGTTATCCGATAAACAATTACAATGTAACGCTCAATATTGGCAAATACGCCCATTTTGGTGATACTTATACCAATGCTGATGGCTCTGTTTTAGCATTGGATTACTATGTTTTGGATTATAATCTCGAAACGGCTAAAAAACAATTTGAACAGGTTAAACCCATGATGGCTTGTTATGAAAAATATCTTGGGAAATACCCTTTTATAAAAGATGGTTATGCAATGGTTGAAACACCCTATTTAGGTATGGAACATCAAAGTGCAGTTGCTTATGGCAATCAGTATAAAACGGGTTATTTAGGTTACGACTTTTCCGGAATTAATTTGGATTTTGATTATATCATCATCCACGAAACAGGCCATGAATGGTGGGGAAATAATGTAAGTGCTAAAGATATTGCCGATTTATGGATACATGAAGGGTTCTGTACTTATACAGAAAGCATTTATGTTGAATGTTTGTTCGGTTACGATGTGGCTATGAAATACATTGAAGCCATGAAAAATAATGTCGTAAACGGCGGACCAATTATCGGAAAATATGATGTTAATAATGAGGGAAGCGCCGATATGTATAACAAAAGTGCCATTTTCCTCAATACTTTGCGTTCGCAGGTTGATAATGATGCACTTTGGTGGAGTATAATTTCCGGTATACAGAAAGATTTTGGTAAACAAACTGTTACTACCGCACAAATTGAAAATTACATAAGCCGTAAGGCAGGTAAAGATTTTAGCAAGTTGTTCGACCAGTATTTACGAAACGCTGCATTACCGGTGCTTGAATATAAAATAGTGCCCAAAGCCGAAGGAATAGAACTTACCTACCGTTGGGTGGCAAATGTAGCCGGATTTAATATGCCAATTAAGTATATCAACCAGTTGGGTAAGGCACTCTGGCTGAATCCAACAACCGAATGGCAAACTATTACCTTAAACGGAACTGACGAAAAAAGCTTTAAATTGGATACCACCCATTTTTATTTCACTGAAAAACAAGTAAAGAGCTAA
- a CDS encoding aminotransferase class I/II-fold pyridoxal phosphate-dependent enzyme, which produces MIDLRSDTVTKPTAAMRNYMMHAAVGDDVFGEDPSINALEAKICKLFGTEAALFTPTATMSNQIAIKILTQPLDEIICDRTAHIYSYEVGGYAFHSGCSIRYINGERGILTANDILNNINPEDVHKPITSLVCLENTANRGGGKIFPLHTMQSIHEVCKSNNLKLHLDGSRVMNALVASGDNAAEYGKLFDTITICFSKGLGCPMGSVLTGKKVYMDKARRVRKVFGGGMRQAGIMAAACIYGLDNHVEQLAEDHAHAKQIENTLLQLNYVNAILSVETNIVIFRLGETVNDTNFIQYLAKNDIHAFAIGDNWVRFVTHLDVNAEQIEQVNAALKNYQ; this is translated from the coding sequence ATGATAGATTTACGCAGTGATACCGTAACCAAGCCTACAGCAGCTATGCGCAATTACATGATGCACGCAGCAGTTGGTGATGATGTTTTTGGAGAAGACCCTAGCATTAATGCATTAGAAGCAAAAATTTGCAAATTATTTGGAACCGAAGCTGCATTATTTACGCCAACGGCAACAATGTCGAACCAAATTGCGATTAAAATTTTAACGCAACCATTAGATGAAATTATTTGCGACAGAACTGCACATATTTACAGTTATGAAGTTGGTGGATATGCATTTCATTCGGGATGTTCCATTCGGTATATCAATGGCGAACGCGGCATACTTACAGCAAATGACATTTTAAATAATATTAATCCTGAAGATGTACATAAACCAATTACCAGCTTAGTTTGTCTCGAAAATACAGCAAATCGTGGTGGCGGGAAAATATTTCCTTTGCATACAATGCAATCCATTCATGAGGTTTGTAAATCAAATAATTTAAAATTACATTTAGATGGTTCAAGGGTAATGAATGCATTGGTTGCCAGTGGTGATAATGCTGCGGAGTATGGTAAATTATTTGATACAATTACTATCTGTTTCAGTAAAGGTTTAGGTTGCCCGATGGGTTCGGTATTAACGGGTAAGAAGGTATATATGGACAAAGCCCGTCGTGTTCGCAAAGTGTTTGGTGGCGGTATGCGACAAGCAGGTATTATGGCTGCAGCCTGTATTTATGGTTTAGATAATCATGTGGAGCAATTAGCAGAAGATCATGCACATGCAAAACAAATTGAAAATACTTTATTACAATTAAATTATGTCAACGCCATTTTATCTGTTGAAACCAATATTGTGATTTTCCGATTAGGAGAAACCGTAAATGACACCAATTTTATTCAATATCTGGCAAAAAACGATATTCATGCATTTGCAATTGGTGATAATTGGGTGCGGTTTGTTACACATCTGGATGTAAATGCCGAACAAATTGAGCAAGTGAATGCCGCACTGAAAAATTACCAATAA